A genomic segment from Pseudoduganella chitinolytica encodes:
- a CDS encoding class IIb bacteriocin, lactobin A/cerein 7B family has translation MGVEDNKQVVEKMVELSNVEVEAVSGGIVPLIGWAIGVRIGAVVGGAGLYLAKRWSCM, from the coding sequence ATGGGCGTTGAAGACAACAAACAAGTCGTCGAAAAAATGGTAGAGCTTTCCAACGTTGAAGTCGAAGCTGTTAGTGGCGGTATCGTTCCGCTGATAGGATGGGCCATTGGTGTGAGGATAGGTGCGGTAGTCGGAGGAGCCGGCCTATATCTAGCGAAGCGTTGGTCGTGTATGTAG
- a CDS encoding class IIb bacteriocin, lactobin A/cerein 7B family, giving the protein MSSHQMYVYWYTNTVDGGAWYVKRGGRALARNEQFSFVAGLGNIMRNPIARDIISITKLTLPAAASQSKVRQAPNLVPAHDPTSRIQICNMNCKISTPYRSIRQILQTRQLAANWEITMQAADVLAFENLRTLSMEEIDDISGGVIPLAVAALYAAGFTSGVAAGWTFMSFAYGTRHCSV; this is encoded by the coding sequence ATGAGTAGTCATCAGATGTATGTGTATTGGTATACCAATACAGTAGACGGAGGAGCCTGGTATGTCAAGCGTGGCGGGAGGGCACTAGCGCGCAACGAACAATTCAGTTTCGTCGCAGGGCTAGGCAACATTATGAGGAACCCCATCGCGAGAGACATTATCTCCATCACGAAACTAACGCTTCCGGCAGCGGCGTCGCAATCAAAAGTGCGCCAGGCGCCCAATCTCGTCCCCGCCCACGACCCAACTAGCCGGATCCAGATATGCAATATGAATTGCAAAATCTCAACACCATACAGGTCCATTCGACAGATACTGCAAACACGGCAACTTGCCGCTAACTGGGAGATCACTATGCAAGCAGCGGACGTACTAGCTTTTGAGAACTTGAGGACACTATCGATGGAGGAGATCGATGACATCTCGGGCGGTGTGATACCGCTGGCAGTCGCTGCGCTTTACGCAGCGGGTTTCACCTCAGGAGTTGCAGCGGGCTGGACTTTTATGAGCTTTGCGTACGGCACGCGCCACTGTTCGGTTTAA
- a CDS encoding GntR family transcriptional regulator, translating into MTTHTAALFAIAPGSAEPIYRQLIEQVRRMVAAGVLAPGDGLPSVRETAQALAVNPMTVSKAWNMLETEGLLTRVRGLGMQVAARRGGATAAARTKLLRPTLERAAAEARQLELGDDEVLELFQLILKETR; encoded by the coding sequence ATGACTACTCATACCGCAGCGCTGTTCGCGATCGCGCCCGGCTCGGCCGAGCCGATCTACCGCCAGCTGATCGAGCAGGTCCGGCGCATGGTTGCCGCCGGCGTGCTGGCGCCGGGCGACGGCCTGCCTTCCGTGCGCGAGACGGCGCAGGCGCTGGCCGTCAACCCGATGACCGTGTCGAAGGCCTGGAACATGCTGGAGACGGAAGGGCTGCTGACGCGCGTGCGCGGCCTGGGCATGCAGGTCGCGGCGCGCCGCGGCGGTGCCACGGCCGCGGCGCGGACCAAGCTGCTGCGGCCCACGCTGGAGCGGGCGGCGGCCGAGGCCCGCCAGCTGGAGCTGGGCGACGACGAGGTGCTGGAACTGTTTCAACTTATCCTGAAAGAGACGCGATGA